CACATGGCAGACCTACAGAACACTAACACCACAAAATCACTACATCAGAGAGCATTTTAAGTAGGATGAGAAAACCGAAAGGCTGCCAATTGCGTATCCATCTCCTACCCCCGATGATGAGAATGTCAGAATAAAATGTCTCAGTCTGTGAGAACTAGAGGACATGAGGTTGGGATGGAATTCAAGTGGACGGGACAGTGCAGTTTGGAAGGCAGTAACTTCACTCGTTTCTTGATGACTTCAATCTTTCACTGCTTGTGCCTTGCATCAAGGACATAGCCGTCATCGACCCAACATCATGATCCACCTGCAGCTGCCGTTCTAGTGGGTAATCAGGCAATAAagctaaagtaaataaattataaaatctgAAGGTGGCACCAAAGCAGCAGGAGAGACCACAGCAGGAGTGTCCACAGGGTGTGGCTGCTGTATTCATTGGGACTATTGGGTAGTACGCTTGTGAAGTTTAGGCCAACGTTGGTCAATTCCTTTATAGCTGTGGAAGTTTATTATTTCAAATTGATGTGGTTCTTATTTTCTTGGTACTGGGGAATTAAACCTAGAGCCTCCCGattactaggcaagtgctctaccactgaaccacaggAACCCCTGTTCCTGACCTGTTTTGGTGATTTTTATTCTGAGGGTCTCTTTTAATAGTTTTGGTTGGGTTTGGTATTTTGATCCTCTTCCTCAGTCTGTAGAGTATCTGAGAATACATCTGGGAGTATACTTGGGAGGCCTAGGTCCCCAAACCCATCATACTTTGCTGCTGGAAAAAAGCCCGGAGGAGCCGTAAATTCTAGGTTCCTTGTATTCTGGTACTTACGGTTTCAGGCTCGCAGGCGCCACTCCCCCTGTCTTTGTGTGCGCGTGCGCGAGAATCAGAGCGCACCTTTCTGGCTGCTGGCGGCGGCGGCTGGAGCGGTACCGACTAGCGGTTGAATGGCGCGGGGCGGAGCTGGGCGGGCAGCGGCCCTGGGCCTGGCACTGCGGCTGCTCCTTGGTCTCGGACTAGGCCTAGAGGTCGCCCCGGCTCCGGCTCCGATCCAGGACCAGGACCAGATCTCCGGTGAGTGATTCCACCCCCCACAAACTCCCCTTACTGCACCGCTTTCTGCCCGCCCTCGCGCGCTGGCATCGCCTCACTATTGGCTGTGCCGCCAGACACTCCCCCTCAGCACGCGGGGTTTGGACTTAGCCTAGGGAGAGCCGGTTCCTCTGTGCCTACAGAGGGGACCTCCACGTGGGTGCCTCCCCCTGTCttctgctttccctttctctgccctGGCCAAAGTCACCTCCAAGCCGTCCTTCAGCCCAGCGCAGGCTGGTAGGCTTATGCTTCTGATTTTGTTTGACCTCTCACCGCGCAGAGCTGGTCACCTGGCACCTTCCTGCAAGCAGGTATGCCTTCCTAGAACCCTCCGTCCTGAGCCTGAACTTCTGTGGCTGCTCTCTGAGCACCTAGAGCTTCCGTTTCTCCTTGGATTCCTGCCTCAGTGAATTGAAGGAAGAGTGGAAGCACGAGCGTTGGAGTTTATTTCACTTGTGAACCCCAAACATGGTCAGGCGACTGCACTGGGCGGGAACAGAAGGTCCCGATTGTGACCGCTGGCCACCACCGATCTTCCACTCCACAGGAGAGTAGATCTTACAGTTTTGAATTACCCTTTTTAGGGTTTTATTatgttgcttttagtttttttaagacagtctcactttgtatctctgcctggcctggaacttgttatgtagaccaggctggccttggactcccagagatccacctggctctgtctccagAATGTTGCGATTAAAGGCAGGCACTGGCTCACTTTCCCCCCTTTAATATGTATTGGTGttttatgtctgtgtaagggtatctgttcccctggaattggagttacagacagttatgagctgccatgtgagtgctcggaattgaacccaggtcctctggaaaaattagtgctcttaaccacagagccatctctctccagcctctactggCTCACATTTTTGggatagagtctcactgtgtaacagGCTGGACGGGACCTTGTGACTCTTGCCTTAGTTTCCCCAGCACaggggattataggcatgggccacttTATCTGGCAGTTTTATGGATGTGAAAAGTACCACCCACAGTTTTATATAGCTCCAAGCAGTCCTCTTGTCCCAGTTTCCCAAAAGCTGGGGGGTTACAGATGAGCGCCAACATGCCTGGCCTTAGTACCCCCCTTTACAGATgaagactgggggtggggagagggaggagaaatcaTGGATCATCCTGACTCCTGTCTGATTAATTGTCCCATGAGGCAGGGTCTGCTTTGCTCTGGGCCCACTCCAAAAAAATCCAGAAAGTCAGGCACAGGAGGTCTGAATTGGAAGACAGACGAGAGGACTGAGTTGTTAAGTGTGGAGAGGGGGCTATGCCTGGAGGCAATGAAGGTGGCCAGAGCTTGCCCTCAGTTCTTCAGCTCTACCAAGCTCCTGGACTGTGTGGTATGCAGGTGTAATTGTATTTAactgcagggagagggagggagggagggctggtggtggctctggctctgtgtgtgagGTGGGAAGCTCTAAAGGCCCCCTCccgtctctgcttcttccttcctgctgatTCAAGTACCAGGTCCCTTCACTGCTTGCCTCTCTAGATAAGCAAACAAGCCCTAGCCCTTCCAGTTCAGAGTCCAGGAAAGGCTTACATTTCTTTCGGACTCAATGTAGACCCTCACACGACCTGTTGCTCACACGCTGTCAAGCACTGACCTGGCCAGGGTCATGAGGCCATGCCCCTGACTTTCACTGAGGGTGTCCAGTCAATAGGTGGATGGATGTTATTAGTTATGGGCTGTTGGTATTTGTGGGAGGCAGAACTTCCTGGGGGGTGTATGAGACATTGTCCACGATGTAAGCTGATCTGAAGGCTGCAGAAGGATCGCAGATGTAGCATGGAAAGATAGGCTGGGCTATAactggggtatagctcagtggtagattatTTGTCTGATTTGCAAAAAGGTCTAGataccagccccccccccccaatacgaAGTTGAAGAAGGGTCTTTAGGCTGTGGAAGCTCCATGCAAAGGCCCTGTGCTAAAAGTAAGCCAAATCTCTTTTGGATGAGCTACAAGGAGGAGGCCTGGATAGGAGGAGTTTGATGGAGAGGGGAGAGATTTAGATTCCGTTTTGAGAGGGTCTGGGTGTCAGAGGATAGTGGGGGATAGGAGTGGGTAACTTGAGAGAACTGTGATGCTCTGTCCTGGTGAAGATTAGGTACCAGGGGTCCAGTTCAGAGGTGACATGTTTAGGAGATGAGGCAACAGGCTTGGTGACTAAGCATGTTCTCtcgttttaagacaaggtcttcctgtgtagccctagctggcctggaactcaggacccttctgcctccaaccttctgagtgctgagattatagctaTACACTGTCATGCTTGGCTTTTGAGCAGGTTTACTGCCTAGGCTTTCAGTTTCCCCTTTACTAAACAGGTGGGCTAGAATAAGTCCCACTGACTTTGATCATGAGCCTCTTACAGAGCAAGTTGGGGAACAGCTTCTCCCCCAACCTATTTAACCATGGAGTTTGGAGGTCTCCAGTGTAGACTATCTGGTCATTTGGAGCCTAGTAGTCTCTTACTGTCACCATCTCTGTGCGATCATAGTGTTTTGGTAGACTGGAGACTGTCTACCAAGCAGCATCTATGAACAGCACACACAGTGCTTTGTAGGATGGTGACTGCCAGTATAGTTTCTGCACCCTGGGACATGACTTGATCCCAGCTGATTGGAACTCACAACCATCCTCTTGGAGAATGTTCTAGATTTggacacccccgccccccccccaaccccaacccctgcCACCTCAAGAGCTCACTTAATGTTCATCTCTCAGGTCCCAGAGCTGGCTCGTGCCCGACAGACAGCTTCCAGTGTCTTGTCACTGGCTACTGTGTGCCCTTTTCCTGGCGCTGCGATGGGGACCAGGACTGCTCTGATGGCAGTGATGAGGAAAATTGTCGTAAGTGGCCATCCCTGGAGAGGGGCTTCAGAACGCATGTTTGGGCTGGTGCCAGTTATAGAGGTGGGGATTAGGAAAATGCTATGGTTCTAGGGCTGGGTGAGTGGGGCTGGCAAAGCAGGCAAGGTGGCGTCTATGGGTCTAGAAGGTTGGgattgcctttaatcccagcactctggaggcagaggcaggtaggtctatGTACGTTTGAGGCCAGCagtacatattgagttccaggctgaccagagctatatagtgagaccttgtctcaaaaaacaaaaacaaaagagctggAGTCTAGGCAGGCTTGTAGGGAGGTTATATAAGTAAGGGAGGAACCTGAAGGGAAGGCTAGATACTGGAAGGTGGAATCGACAAGAGCAGTAGGTAGAGACTACACAGGGCAAGCCTTTACACACAGGCtcagctgtttttattttatttatttagtgtgtatctGGGTACGTGTTTGCCagcatggttgtgtgtgtgtgtgtgtaggctagaggtTGACATTGGTGTTATCCTCTGTTGCTTTCCACCTTACGTTTTGAGACTGTCTTTCACTAAAATTGGAACTTCCAGTTTTCAGCTAAACTGGCTGGCCcaactcccccccgccccccatctgcACTCTCAGCATCATGGTCAGGTATCTGCGCTGCTGTCCCTGGTGTACATGggcactggggatcaaactcagtccACACGCTTGTGTAGCAAGTACTTTATCCATTGAATTATCTACCCAGTCCTGGAggagttcattttattttatcttatattttaattatattatgttatatgattATGCTGTATAtttttggctggcctgaaactctttgtgtagaccaggccagctttaatctcatagagagccacctgcttctgcctcccgagtactaggattagagtagctaaCATAGTGAGACGCCATTCTCAGCTCAGTCAGCTGCTTTTAGAAGCTAGGATTTAGAGGGAACTGGCGAACTGGAGtactgggccccccccccccactttttttttttttttttgtttttgttgttgttgagaaggtttctctacatagccctggctgttctagaactcattatgtagtctaggctggccttacATTAAGAgatttgccttcctctgcttccccgagtgctgggatgaaaggtgtgcaccatcatacctGGCGTACTGCACTTTGTCCCATGCTTGTTTGGAGCCTGACTGACCTTACGTTTCAGGGATTGAGCCCTGTGCTCAGAATGGACAGTGCCAATCGATTGCTGCCCTTCCTTGCTCCTGTGATCACATCAGTGGTTGCCCTCCTGACTCTGACAAGAACCTTCTCAACTGCAGCCGCCAGCCCTGTCAGGAGGGCGAGCTGCATTGCATTCTGGGTGATGTCTGCATACCACACACGTGGCGCTGTGATGGCCACTCAGACTGCCCTGACTCCAGTGATGAGCTCAGCTGTGGTGCGTGCTTTGGGATCTTAGCATACCTgtgtgggtggggagggcaaGCAGTTAGGTAGGGACATTTGTTATCTTCCCATGTGTGACTAGATTGAGGACGTGGACACATCTCCTAGGCCTTTCTCCTTGTGGTGGTGGACAAGACATCATCAGGAGTAGTGATTTCTCACCAACTCTACTCAGTCTTAGATCAGGAGACCGGGTGACCTTCTGTACCTCATTGCTAAGCCTTGGGTGCCTCTCAACTACTGATGCCTGGGCTTATTGCAGACACGGACACAGAAACTGACAAGATCTTCCAGGAGGAGAATACCACAACTACAACGACTTCTATGACCCTAGAGAATGTGACCTCTTTCAGGAATGACACAGTTGCCTCTGCTGGGGACCCATCCCGAAGCCCAAATGCCTATGGGGTTATTGCCGCTGCTGGTAAGATAGGCCTTCCCATGCAAGCAGCTTGGGGTGATTGGAGGGAGGACCCGGAAGACTATCCGTGTGTTAGGATGTGGTATCTTCCTCTATCCTTCTTACCCTACTCCTCTGACCGTCTGTCTGTCCCCTATAGGGGTGTTGAGTGCCATCCTGATTTCTGCAATACTCCTCATATTGTTACGACTCTGGGGTCGGGGTTACCTGCCCCCGCCCGGCCTGTTGGTGGCTGTGAAGGAGTCCCTGCTGCTGTCAGAAAGGAAAACCTCACTTATCTGAGAACTCACGCTCACCACCTGGCCCTGAGTGCAGTCAGACCAGGGCCAAGCCACAGTGGGACTTGCAGGCAGCTGCTGCTGGCTTCTCAGCTTCAAGACCTGGCCTCTTTTAGCCACAGAGAACTTCGATTTTAAGCTTCTACAGATGTGGTCCTACAGACTGGAGGTTCTCAGACACCCCCTTTGTATGTGGACCACTTGGATGGAGAATTGCCATACTCAGGACTGAGGGCCTGGCGCCAGCGTGCTCCCAAGAAATGGGGCTAACAACCCAGGTTTAGACACTCCTGCTGCTCACGTTGATGGGTGGCCATTAAAGTTCCTTCAGCTCCTCTGCTGCCTCTAGCCTCTGTTTCCCTTGGCCTGGGCAGCCCAGCGTCTCCTCTGGGTCCCCTTCTGCCCTCTAAGAAGGAGCCTTCGGACAAGAGAACATGGAGATGTGTCCTGGACGTGCCCTCTGCTACTCTGCCTCCTTCAGAAGGTGGGGCTGGGTGTTGAGTCTACGTGTGTTAACAGTGGGTTAGTAGAAGACGAGGAGAGCTGAGGTGATGTCTCCTCAGTGGGGATTCTACTGTCATGGCGTCTGCTTGGGAAGGGGAAGTAGGAGAGTAGAAGT
This genomic interval from Acomys russatus chromosome 31, mAcoRus1.1, whole genome shotgun sequence contains the following:
- the Cd320 gene encoding CD320 antigen; amino-acid sequence: MARGGAGRAAALGLALRLLLGLGLGLEVAPAPSSLNVHLSGPRAGSCPTDSFQCLVTGYCVPFSWRCDGDQDCSDGSDEENCRIEPCAQNGQCQSIAALPCSCDHISGCPPDSDKNLLNCSRQPCQEGELHCILGDVCIPHTWRCDGHSDCPDSSDELSCDTDTETDKIFQEENTTTTTTSMTLENVTSFRNDTVASAGDPSRSPNAYGVIAAAGVLSAILISAILLILLRLWGRGYLPPPGLLVAVKESLLLSERKTSLI